One genomic segment of Gemmatimonadota bacterium includes these proteins:
- a CDS encoding protein kinase gives MTDDFWLRVREAFDAVADAPTAQRAELLRAASGGDAAVERETLALLSIDPGAFLEGHAVFPVDADLLRAQLTDGAVVGGYQVTRLLGRGGMGEVYEGVRDSADFHKRVAIKVLRPGSISADAVRRFEQERRILAGLDHRNIATLIDGGMLPDGRPFLVMELVEGVRITDWCTQQGLSVDARLVLFRQICGAVSHAHRNLVVHRDIKPGNILVTPDGTVKLLDFGIAKVLDADTSGGSDSTATRAGAAGLTPEYASPEQLTGGVVTTATDVYALGLLLFEMLTGARPFATGTQPLPELTRLVLTTDPPMASRAVRGTTPGRDVEAIRRALRGDLDAIMLKALRTDPGERYPSVDALVAELQRHERGLPVEAMRGHRGYRLGKFLRRHHRALLAATAVAIAAVSGVVSTIRQSRHTQVERARAEATNAFLVEMLSSVDPAAAGKEVAMVEVLDSAAAHIGRDSALDPGVEASLRSAIGFSYRALGKFAAATPHLQRVVALRQRSPGNPLPIAIAYRELGQLHDGAGEYQTADSLYQLAIGVLPVRGDTGVATAATDLMMQRARLQSLQGEMAAADSILTLVAARQEARYGAGSLESAKALTQLGVTVAQEQHFPRAEAVTRRALAIFTKQLPPTHPDIGKTLGRLATILEQSGNRPAADRAYRESLASLDASLGADHPDVAWIRVNYAGFLLDGSDWDGAIREADALLRQRGGTLPDTHFGIGAALQLRALAYAGRGDDREAIAGLRESLAVRRTVMSPDHWTIGSSESLLGEELVHVGARAEGMQLLRAGCQRIARALGRENPSTRKAMTRLSAAGGSGC, from the coding sequence ATGACCGACGATTTCTGGCTGCGTGTGCGCGAGGCCTTCGATGCCGTGGCCGACGCACCGACCGCGCAGCGGGCCGAACTCCTTCGTGCGGCATCCGGTGGCGACGCGGCGGTGGAGCGCGAGACGCTGGCGCTGCTCTCGATCGATCCTGGGGCCTTCCTCGAGGGGCACGCGGTTTTTCCGGTCGACGCCGACCTGTTGCGCGCCCAGCTGACGGACGGGGCTGTCGTCGGCGGCTATCAGGTGACGCGGCTGCTCGGCCGCGGCGGGATGGGTGAGGTCTACGAGGGCGTGCGCGACAGCGCCGACTTCCACAAGCGCGTCGCCATCAAGGTGTTGCGCCCCGGCTCGATCTCCGCGGACGCGGTGCGACGCTTCGAACAGGAGCGTCGCATCCTGGCCGGCCTCGATCATCGCAACATCGCCACCCTGATCGATGGCGGGATGCTGCCGGACGGGCGGCCCTTCCTCGTGATGGAGTTGGTCGAAGGCGTCCGCATCACCGATTGGTGCACCCAGCAGGGCCTCTCCGTCGATGCCCGGCTGGTGCTCTTTCGGCAGATCTGTGGCGCGGTGAGCCACGCGCACCGCAATCTGGTCGTGCACCGCGACATCAAGCCGGGCAACATCCTGGTGACCCCCGATGGCACCGTCAAGCTGCTCGATTTCGGCATCGCCAAGGTGCTCGATGCCGATACGTCGGGCGGAAGCGATTCAACAGCGACTCGGGCCGGGGCCGCAGGGCTGACGCCGGAGTACGCCTCGCCCGAGCAGCTGACGGGCGGAGTGGTGACCACGGCCACCGACGTCTACGCGCTCGGGTTGCTGCTGTTCGAGATGCTCACCGGGGCGCGGCCATTCGCGACCGGTACCCAGCCGTTGCCGGAGCTCACGCGCCTGGTGCTCACCACCGATCCGCCGATGGCGAGCCGGGCGGTGCGCGGCACGACCCCCGGGCGGGATGTCGAGGCGATCCGCCGCGCACTCCGCGGGGACCTCGACGCGATCATGCTCAAGGCGCTGCGCACCGATCCGGGGGAGCGCTATCCCTCGGTGGACGCATTGGTCGCCGAGCTGCAGCGCCACGAGCGCGGTCTGCCGGTCGAGGCGATGCGCGGCCATCGGGGCTATCGACTCGGAAAATTCCTTCGCCGGCACCACCGCGCGCTGCTCGCGGCCACGGCGGTGGCGATCGCGGCGGTGAGCGGCGTCGTCAGCACCATTCGCCAATCGCGGCATACCCAGGTCGAGCGCGCGCGCGCCGAGGCGACCAATGCCTTCCTGGTCGAGATGCTGTCGTCGGTCGACCCGGCGGCTGCCGGGAAGGAAGTCGCGATGGTCGAGGTGCTCGACTCGGCGGCGGCCCACATCGGTCGCGACAGCGCGCTCGATCCCGGCGTGGAAGCCTCGCTCCGCTCGGCGATCGGGTTCAGCTATCGTGCGCTGGGGAAGTTCGCTGCCGCGACGCCGCACCTGCAGCGGGTGGTGGCGCTTCGGCAGCGATCGCCGGGCAATCCACTCCCGATCGCGATTGCTTATCGGGAATTGGGCCAGCTGCATGATGGCGCTGGGGAGTACCAGACGGCGGACTCGCTCTACCAACTCGCGATCGGCGTGTTGCCGGTCCGTGGCGATACCGGCGTCGCGACGGCAGCGACCGACCTGATGATGCAGCGCGCGCGCTTGCAGTCACTCCAGGGCGAGATGGCGGCAGCCGACAGCATCCTCACGCTGGTGGCCGCGCGGCAGGAGGCGCGATACGGCGCCGGGTCACTTGAATCGGCGAAGGCGCTGACGCAGTTGGGGGTGACGGTCGCGCAGGAGCAACACTTCCCTCGGGCGGAGGCGGTGACCCGCCGCGCACTCGCCATCTTCACGAAGCAGCTGCCACCGACCCACCCCGACATCGGCAAGACGCTCGGTCGTCTCGCCACCATTCTCGAGCAGTCCGGCAACCGCCCGGCCGCCGACCGTGCGTACCGCGAGTCGTTGGCATCGCTCGACGCCAGCCTCGGCGCCGACCATCCCGACGTCGCCTGGATCCGCGTCAACTACGCGGGCTTCCTGCTCGACGGCAGCGACTGGGACGGGGCCATCCGCGAGGCGGACGCACTGCTTCGCCAGCGCGGCGGCACGCTGCCGGACACCCACTTCGGGATCGGTGCGGCGCTGCAGCTCCGCGCGCTCGCCTACGCGGGCCGAGGCGACGACCGTGAGGCTATCGCCGGCCTGCGGGAATCCCTCGCGGTGCGGCGCACGGTGATGTCACCCGATCACTGGACCATCGGCAGCAGCGAGAGCCTTCTTGGCGAGGAGTTGGTCCACGTCGGTGCGCGCGCGGAGGGGATGCAGCTGTTGCGCGCCGGCTGCCAGCGGATCGCGCGGGCGCTGGGCCGAGAGAATCCGTCGACGCGGAAGGCGATGACCAGGCTGTCGGCAGCGGGTGGCAGTGGCTGTTGA
- a CDS encoding SDR family oxidoreductase, which yields MIQDLQGKTAVVTGGSKGIGYAIADALAAAGCNVMISARHEDEVQHAARTISDRHPGTVVGMVCDVREHEQVRQMMAAAVARFGGLDVLVNNAGVGKFAPMGELTPTDWHQVIETNLDGVFYCCHEAIPHLRKQDDSWIINIASLAGKNPFAGGAAYNASKFALVGFSEALMLDVRQLGIRVNYIMPGSVATHFNDHTPNADDAWKIQPEDVAELVMTLVRFPSRALPSRIEIRPTKPPRK from the coding sequence ATGATTCAGGACCTGCAGGGGAAGACCGCGGTGGTGACCGGTGGGAGCAAGGGGATCGGCTACGCGATTGCTGACGCGCTTGCCGCGGCGGGGTGCAATGTGATGATCTCCGCACGGCACGAGGACGAGGTCCAACACGCGGCGCGCACCATTTCCGACCGCCATCCGGGCACCGTGGTCGGGATGGTGTGCGATGTCCGCGAGCACGAGCAGGTGCGGCAGATGATGGCCGCCGCCGTGGCGCGATTCGGTGGACTGGACGTTCTGGTCAACAATGCGGGGGTCGGCAAGTTCGCCCCCATGGGCGAGTTGACCCCGACCGATTGGCACCAAGTGATCGAGACCAACCTGGACGGGGTCTTCTACTGTTGCCACGAGGCCATCCCGCACCTGCGCAAGCAAGACGACAGTTGGATCATCAACATCGCCTCCCTCGCCGGCAAGAACCCGTTCGCCGGCGGCGCCGCGTACAACGCCTCCAAGTTCGCCCTGGTGGGGTTCAGCGAGGCGCTGATGCTGGACGTGCGGCAGCTCGGCATTCGGGTCAACTACATCATGCCGGGGAGCGTGGCCACCCACTTCAACGACCACACCCCGAATGCGGACGACGCATGGAAGATCCAACCCGAGGACGTCGCCGAGCTCGTGATGACCTTGGTGCGGTTTCCGTCGCGCGCGCTGCCTTCACGCATCGAGATCAGGCCGACGAAGCCGCCGCGGAAGTGA